In Apium graveolens cultivar Ventura chromosome 10, ASM990537v1, whole genome shotgun sequence, the following are encoded in one genomic region:
- the LOC141690913 gene encoding secreted RxLR effector protein 161-like — protein sequence MKSKLRLCKDEHGKSVNSTDFKSLVGGLRYLVHTRPDIAYASCWSSEHIYGKTCHNAPECSQENTSVCTRTVEFGLVYLKGQGDYLLSGFSDSYLAGNLDDRKSTTGVAFYLNDSLVTWISQKQRWVALSSCEAEFMAVTAASCQAIWLRNVLNQITDGGTDPVVLYVDNKSAIDLAKNPVFHGHSKHIHIRFHFIRECVERGDIIIKYVGTEQQKADVLTKAMCAVKFEQMRKLLGVKNLQKNNLA from the coding sequence ATGAAATCGAAGCTTCGGTTGTGTAAAGACGAGCATGGAAAGTCTGTGAATTCAACTGATTTCAAGAGTCTTGTTGGAGGACTGAGATACCTTGTTCACACACGCCCTGATATAGCATATGCTAGCTGTTGGAGTAGTGAGCATATATATGGAAAGACCTGCCACAATGCACCTGAATGCAGTCAAGAGAATACTTCGGTATGTACGCGGACAGTCGAGTTTGGTCTTGTTTATTTAAAGGGACAAGGAGATTATTTATTGTCTGGTTTCTCTGATTCTTATCTGGCTGGTAACTTGGATGATAGGAAGAGTACAACAGGTGTGGCATTTTATTTAAATGATAGTTTGGTAACATGGATTTCCCAGAAGCAACGTTGGGTGGCCCTTTCCAGTTGTGAAGCTGAATTCATGGCGGTGACAGCGGCATCTTGTCAAGCAATCTGGCTAAGGAACGTGTTAAATCAGATAACTGATGGTGGAACAGATCCTGTTGTTTTGTATGTCGATAATAAATCCGCCATCGACTTGGCTAAGAATCCCGTTTTTCACGGACATAGTAAGCATATCCATATAAGATTCCACTTTATTCGTGAATGTGTGGAACGAGGGGATATAATTATCAAATATGTAGGAACTGAGCAACAAAAGGCAGATGTGCTAACGAAGGCGATGTGTGCAGTCAAGTTCGAGCAAATGAGGAAGCTCCTGGGTGTAAAGAATCTGCAGAAAAACAATTTAGCTTAA
- the LOC141690914 gene encoding secreted RxLR effector protein 161-like, producing MKSKLQLCKDEHGKSVNSTDFKSLVGGLRYLVHTRPDIAYASCWSSEHIYGKTCHNAPECSQENTSVCTRTVEFGLVYLKGQGYYLLSGFPDSDLAGNLDDRKSTTGVAFYLNDSLVTWISQKQRWVALSSCEAEFMAVTAASCQAIWLRNVLNQITDGGTDPVVLYVNNKSAIDLAKNPVFHGHSKHIHIRFHFIRECVEGGDIIIKYVGTEQQKADVLTKAMCAVKFEQMRKLLGVKNLQKNNLA from the coding sequence ATGAAATCGAAGCTTCAGTTGTGTAAAGACGAGCATGGAAAGTCTGTGAATTCAACTGATTTCAAGAGTCTTGTTGGAGGACTGAGATACCTTGTTCACACACGCCCTGATATAGCATATGCTAGCTGTTGGAGTAGTGAGCATATATATGGAAAGACCTGCCACAATGCACCTGAATGCAGTCAAGAGAATACTTCGGTATGTACGCGGACAGTCGAGTTTGGTCTTGTTTATTTAAAGGGACAAGGATATTATTTATTGTCTGGTTTCCCTGATTCTGATCTGGCTGGTAACTTGGATGATAGGAAGAGTACAACAGGTGTGGCATTTTATTTAAATGATAGTTTGGTAACATGGATTTCCCAGAAGCAACGTTGGGTGGCCCTTTCCAGTTGTGAAGCTGAATTCATGGCGGTGACAGCGGCATCTTGTCAAGCAATCTGGCTAAGGAACGTGCTAAATCAGATAACTGATGGTGGAACAGATCCTGTTGTTTTGTATGTCAATAATAAATCCGCCATCGACTTGGCTAAGAATCCCGTCTTTCACGGACATAGTAAGCATATCCATATAAGATTCCACTTTATTCGTGAATGTGTGGAAGGAGGGGATATAATTATCAAATATGTAGGAACTGAGCAACAGAAGGCAGATGTGCTAACGAAGGCGATGTGTGCAGTCAAGTTCGAGCAAATGAGGAAGCTCCTGGGTGTGAAGAATCTGCAGAAAAACAATTTAGCTTAA